In Quercus robur chromosome 11, dhQueRobu3.1, whole genome shotgun sequence, the sequence TGGTCAAgctttaaaatgtttattttattttaagagtagGAAGGTTTTatgatgtttatttttatagtatATTTCCTAGgtctcttaaaataaaataaacatttaaaAGCTTGACCACATCAAGAATTATTCACCTTTCTGTCTTCCTTCTATTTGGATGATTAgccctcttatttatttattagacttagtaccaacaaacaaaacacTTAAATAACATTAAAGTAATTATCAATTAACAATTATTTCCCTATAAAAATAAGTCATTATCAATCATGAGTGTGATCAATGTTAATCATACGTAGGATTGTAAATGAATCAAGCTATTTGTGAACAACTCGAGCTTGACTTAGGAAAAAtcttgtttatgtttatttgtttataaagcAAGCCAAGTTCAAGTCTTAACTTTTTTAGCTCAATTATTAAACGAACAAAACTCAGACATAATAATGTGTTCATGAACAAACTTGTGAACATAAGGACTTGATTTAACTCTATatagtattatatttttatatgtatacttgtttaaaaatatatttatatagacttgAAATTTGATTGTATAAGTTTTGTTAATAGGttcatataatattaaattattatttataaattatcgATGATATAAATAGtctatttgtaataaaaattcatagaCTTGTAAAgaggtaaaacattttagttatggtttcaaaatatatagtaaaataataaccaCACTCAATCAATTGTAATATCTATTTGAGAATCCAATTTAATTGTGAATTTATTGTGAGATGTTATTACGTGTGGTAAgaagtattaaattttaagtaaaaaactgATGTAGCAATCCCTTAatggatggtgtaaaacatgTTTTATACTCCATTGGTACCAAATTCAGattcttttgttttacttttatattcGTCACTTATGAGTTGTCAacgaatatattattatatttaaatttgaatagttgatttttttttttttttttttttagaatcaaatttGAATAGTTGAACGAACCTAAATTTAGTTGTAACCTTGGTCATTTGCCAAATGAACGAACataataagattttttatttttttttatcaaattaagcACAAGCTGTTTATGAATAACTCGGTTTATTTAGTAATGATATTTTAGTAAAATAGAGGAAGTTGGAGGTGAAAGTGAGGAAGCTGAGACCTTTCAAAATCTGCCCTCCAAAAATCCTAACTCGAATCGAATCCCTACATTCATGgccttttttcctctctctctctctctcctaactTCTCACTCTCACTAACTACTCACTAAAATAGAACATTCCCTCTTCATCATCAATACTAGTTGGATTTGCTAATGTAATTTTGAGTGTTTCTCTTCCTGCCTATGTTGTTTTTGGATTGTGTGAGTTTACTTTGCATTTTTCACGTGGGGCATGCGTAACCGATTATGATATGCATATGAACTGTTTGTTGAAATGCCTCAATGAGTATAGAAGCAATTCAATTTTGGTGGTGACGCAACAAATGAGGTGCACCATTCACCTGTCTCAGAAGAAAATATCTCCACCCGTAACATAGTAGTATTATTATTGGCTGATGAAGATTTAGATGGACAATGAATGCGTACCACCTTATAACTAAAATTGGCATCGCATATAAAGCCGACCAATGGAGTCGAGGCAAAGGTCATGGGCGGAAGCCGAGGAAGTGTAAGCCAATGTTTGGTATATGGATTGTAGATGTAGTAGTCAAAGATGCTTGTGTTCTTTAACCAAAACTGTGAATCATTGCTGCATACCAGCAATAAGTCGTTGAAAGCTGCCTCAATATGTAGTTCAGACGTATGGGGaagaaatttgaaaagattCACTACTTTGACACCGATTTTCTTATCCAACTTAGATGGAACAACCACGATATTACCAAAATGCTCTAAGAGAAGAGTAAAGGGTTGTGTTGCATTACCattggtttggtggtggtggtgaataTAGCCGGGAATAAAGTAAAGATGAGAAATAAGAGAAAGCCAGTGCTTTGATTGAGACGGACTTGCATTTTGCAGCTGATTCGCAAGGCAGTCGACAAAAGATCTCGAACAACATATCATCAGAAAGTTGTTGTATTGATGTCAATGCTAATGTTTTGTGAAATGGAAATAGAGACACCACTAAACCTgaaccttcttcttttcttcatttgAGATGCGAAACCATCATCACCGTGGCAACAACAAAAGCAGAATCGCAAATATTTGTTGGGAGTAAGATAAAAAAACTCGagcaatatgttttttttttttatgcatcagTTCCACCGACATGTACATGTCAGTTTCCGTTTCCTTGTTTATGTCTCACTATCCAATcccatatatttattttaatttaattttgggtAATTTTTAATGTTGTTGTTTGCTCACTAGCCATCTGGcccatttattttaattttgggtaATTTCGGTTTCCCTATGACTATGATCGATATGGTGCAATTTATGTATAATCAATGTTCTCTCTCCCCTAACGAATTTTCTGTATAAATTTGTTCTTTCATACTGATGATCAAGACTAATTTCAAGTCAATGAGAAGCTCACACACTAATAGAATTTTCCCTAATAAAATTTATCTTCAAAGAGTGATCAAGGCATGAGAAGAGTTCTTTTTACGAGTCCATGTTATGCATGTTGTAGGTTCTTGAAAATAAGCATTCACTTTCATAGCAAAAGCAGAGTAATTTAGGTAGTTGGAACCAATTTATGGTAATCTATCACGATCAAATAGGGGTGTTCAGTAAACCGCTTAAACTGCAAATTGTATTATCCCTCCTAAATCGACCAAGACTACCTACAAAATGGTGCAATTGCACCATACTGCACCCTATATATTgataagtaattaaaaaaatgtttattgtcTATATGAGTCATCCACAAGAACAAGGTTCGTCCAAAATAATGATTtggaaggaagaaggaaaatagTAACACCAAGGAGAAAGGTTGTCTAAGGAGAAAGATCGTCTAACAACAAGAGACTATAGACGACTAATGAACACTTGGTAAATTCTAAGGTGTTCTCTGCAACCCAAGAACAGTTGCACCGTAATTCACTATTCTAAGACATGGGTTGAGTTTTCCGAAATTCGCTCCACTCTCCTCACTAAGTCCACACATCTCTCACGATGATAGTGGCACCTAACAAGTAGACCCACTCcaaactctctataaaagggaCCAAGCCTAATCAAGCCAAGGTATGCATAACTATTCATCCACTTCTCATACTTGAGTCCTTGAGAGAAATACTAACTTAACTGTCAGAGGGACCTTGGCCGGTTCCACCATGGTCACCTTTGatagtctttctttctttctttttctggtTTTTGATCCACCATTGAGTTCAGAGCATACAATATAACATcacaacactaaaaaaaaaaagatatggtTAGACTTTTTTTGAGACACACACATGACCCACCTACCCCTTTTATTTCCCTACCACACATTATCATCTCACACTCTCACTCTCTTGGCCAGTCAAAAAGGAcccatttgttttctttttcattttctcacaAATACAAACACTCCTCTTTCACCCTCTCATCCTCTCCTACTGGTGTACCTCCTTCACCATCATTTTACCAGTAAGATCATCGAAAAATCCTTAAGAACTTCTAAGCATCTTCATCctttttatttgaggtaaaaatttctaatctttttggtgGGCTTATATGCTTTTGCTAGAGACTTTCTTTATCTAAGATTTGATAATGATCCTCATTTGATTTATGAGCTTTGGTAATGATGCGAGAACTAGGTGGAAAGAATTAGTGGAACTAAAAGCTTATTGTGATTTCTATGCTGCTCAAGTCCTTGATGGCAAGAGGAATGGAGGATTTTTGAGAAGGGAAGGGGTTGATGCAGTGATTAAGCAATTGGGTGAATTGGGAAAAGTGGTGACTCACATACAGTTTAAAAACAAATGGGATCATCTGAGAAAACAGTGGAAGGCTTGGAAGGAGTGTTTTGAGCGTGAGACTGGGTTGGGTTATGATTCTGTAACTGGGAAACTTGAGGCCAGTGATGAGTGGTGAACCCAAAAGCTTGAGGTTAGTTCACTTTACATAATTGTGAAAAACTCAACTGTTTACAACTATATTGTGTTCTAACTACTGGTTGTATATATGTAGGCATGTCCCAAGGCAataaccttttaaaaaaaaggtttgccGAATGTTAACTTTATGGAAAACATGTTTGAAGGCACGGTTGCAATGGGAAAAAATGCATTCTGCATGAGTAATGAAATACCAAAGGAAAGCATCGAAGGGTCTGGGGACTTTGCTAATAGCAAAGAATTTGTTGACCTCCAATGTCAACCCTCTGCGAATGTTGACCCAATGGAGGTTAAAGGCCCATCATCGTCAAGGGCAGGACCGGCAgtgaataaaagaaaaggcttGGCAAGCGGTGTCCACCTTTTCAGGGGAATTTGcaagaaaccaagaaaaaagCGTTCAGTTGTGTAAAAGATGTTTGACTCTTTAAAGAACATCTCAGATGTTATTGTTAAAAGTAGAAGTGTAAGTACTCATACATCATTTGCTTCCACAGCAACTACTGAGGTTCAAGCAATTTTGGACATGGTGTTGAGTCTTCCTGGGGTGCAATCGGGTGATCGCCTTCATCTATTCAGCACTTGCTTCTTCATGGGAAACCCAGAGGGTAGGATCATGTTTGCAGCACTTGTTCATCAAAAGGAGGTCTAGCTGAATTGGCTAGAGATGCAGTACCAAATGAACCCTCAATATCATTTTTCTCGAAGGAAAATGGATTGTCTTGATAGGTTTGCTTAGACTTGGTGTTGTAGTAATCAGATTTTGTTTATGTACTtgttgcacttttttttttttttttaattggcagAAACTATGCTTACCATGGGTGTGTATGTAAGACAATGGTTACTAATTAATTGTCATCTAGTATATGCTTACCTATTCCTTTTTCTTCTGCTAGTGTTTATAATTATCATTTATAAGTAAGACTGGTTACTAATTAAACCATAGTTCTAATTGCATCAATGTCTACCCCATAGTTTGAAGTAAATTTATTACAATCTAGATCGTGAATGAgtctttgttttcatttttgtcacAATAAAAATTAGTATGGGTGAAAATACCATTAACattatggtaatttttttgtgGAGACTATAACTGATGATTCACAAACTTCAATGTAATAACAAATTGTTTTATGGTGATTTATTGTTGGTAAGCAGAATTGATGGCTCACAAAACTTGATTGTAATACCTTTGATTTATGAATTTGTATATATCATTACATGTGAAACTCATGGGTATTGCAACAATAGATTTCAAGCTTACAAGGGACTTCCGAATAGACTCCAATCTTATCTGAACAATAAATAAACTCAATGGATTTTAAGATTGTAACAATAATCtgccagaaatttttttaaaataaaataaagaaaacaaaatctatCCTTAATTTGTTTTAAAGACACCAAGAACCCTAACTATCAATTGCTGGCaaagtatgtatatatatatatatatatatatagacacacatatACAACAATAGAACTTAAAATCTCCATCAACTTAGCCATTAACATTATCTCCATCAAACGTCTCCACATTGTTTTAAGAAGTACAACTACATACATATCATAAATTGTTACTTGCAATAGTACGATTAATATACAAAACAAATGTAATAATACAAGTTTGTATTATTACATACATACACATCCCATTAT encodes:
- the LOC126705286 gene encoding uncharacterized protein LOC126705286, producing MSFGNDARTRWKELVELKAYCDFYAAQVLDGKRNGGFLRREGVDAVIKQLGELGKVVTHIQFKNKWDHLRKQWKAWKECFERETGLGYDSVTGKLEASTVAMGKNAFCMSNEIPKESIEGSGDFANSKEFVDLQCQPSANVDPMEVKGPSSSRAGPAVNKRKGLNISDVIVKSRSVSTHTSFASTATTEVQAILDMVLSLPGVQSGDRLHLFSTCFFMGNPEGRIMFAALVHQKEV